The following is a genomic window from Amaranthus tricolor cultivar Red isolate AtriRed21 chromosome 10, ASM2621246v1, whole genome shotgun sequence.
ATGACGGAAATAACAAACACAGTTGattaacaatataaaccaaAGGAGAGAAAAAGGGATTGAGATTAGATTCACCCTAGGAAGGCGATCTTAAAAGAGCATATATTGGGTCAGAAGAAATCAAACAATGACTAGTCTAGACACCCGAGAGTGCAAGAGGAAGTTGGTGATTCCACAAATCACAAcaaacgacctataatcgcctTATGTCTCCGGAGGAGTTGCAAGACAAGATTCACATTGGGTTTCGAGAACCAATCATTATCATCTTTTCCTTAATCCTAAACAATAAAGAGCATAAACATTCCTTGGGTTTCACTAATCAATCCCCAAGGAGAACTACTCACACATGATTGAAATATAGGAAACAATGAAAATCAATAGAACAAAAACCATATATAATGGTGATCAAAAGAAACCAACAATAGTAATAGTAATGTAGAAACTATTCTAAATGAGCAATAAATATAAGGCAAGACAATAAATGCAATAAATGAAATCAAAGTAAATGCATTAAATGAACTTGAAGCAATGAGGAGATTGATACTTACAACCAAATGTTGACGCTACAATAAGAAGGTGCCAAACATTCAATAATCGAGATTGAAATCCAAATTAGAAAGTAAAGACTTGAAATAAAAGATTGAGATAATAAAACTATGATAAACTAGGGTTATTTACTTAAAAGGCTAAGTAATAAAGCTATATTAGAGAATGTATTAGGGCTCTCTCCTTGCTTTTATAGAAAGGGGGGTATTTTTACCCTCTAAGCAAAGGAAATTCGAATGCCCAAAAATGCCCTTGAGTTTGGCTTGAAAAGAAATACGGTTCCCGCAGAAAATAGGTCTATTCGCCCAAATGAAGGATCCATTAGCCCGAATCTCGATGTTTTGAATAATTTCAGGAACTTTCTCTGGGGTTGGTTCGCCCGAATGAAGcgtccattcggtcgaatgggacCACTCACCCAAATGGTGCGTCATTCGCCTATTCCATCAGCTTTGATGACTCTTCTTTGAGAAAATAGGggccattcgaccgaatgatatttccattcggccgaatggagCTTGATTCGGCAGTTTCAGATTTTTTTGCCTCCAGATCAACACCAATTGCTTGAATGGTGTCTTGGTTAGCCTAAATGGAGTAACAACTAGTGATTAGAGGCTTCCAAGCTCAGTGTGTCCTCCGGGGAAGTCTTCGCTTTGCATGCCAAAGTCTCACTACGCATCAATGTTGACCTTGTTGTCTTCGAATCTCCTAAAATAACCACAAAACAACCCcaaagacaagaacaaggtaaaatcgtGCGTAAGGTGCATAATAACGATTgaaaagcataaaacttggcacaataaaGCGGTAGTAAACGTGTTCATAAATGAGCACATCAACTTCCCCCAAGCTAAACCTTTGTTAGTCCTTAGCAAACCAACCATCATGACAACGAGAGAACTCAAGGCAAAACAAATTTGAATCAAAAAGAAATAAGGTGAGAGGAAACTAAACACTGCAAGCTGTGTGCGTGCAAACTCTTTCTCAACCATAGGTGTGCAAGTACAATGGGCTCAGGAGAGCATAATACCAAGAAGAATAACGCTTTCCACAGACTCGAGATCACAAGGTAGGCTACAACACAGGCTATGCCAAACACTACCTAGAGAGGTCACAAGTCTACGCTTTCAGGGTCATTTCTCAAAAGATGTGAGAAATATGCAACGACGCTCATGTGTTTGATTATGGTTCGTGTTTTGTTCATAATCGTCCGACTAAAGATGAGTCGGGAATCAAACACGTAATAGGGGTAAATAATGGGGATTGTGTCATATTTAACTCCAGCACAGAACAAACTAATCAGACCAAGTCAAACAGGTTAGAGAAGGGTTGTAATGTTGGCTTAAGGTTAAGGTGGGATATATTTGGGTATGTGGCGCTAAGTAGAGGATAGCAAGTGACCCTAAACACAACAGCCATAAACATCTCATGACAAACCAAAAAACACTATATCAAACGACTATATTTACCCAAAAACCTCATGTAAGCACAATGATCTCCATTATCAAACAccatcaaaaaattttaaatttcatcaCAACATGTGTTTCCAAGCTCATCTCCCAAATGAAATAATAACCTCCTCACTCTAATGAATACATATGTGTAAATTTTGATGAAGAACATGAGGAAGGTCTCCTCACTCATAGAACATGTATGAATAATCTCTATGATAAGCACGAGAGGATGAAGGGAGAAACAACATGAGCTGAATAAAAATGAATAGAGTCATACAAACCAACAACCAATATCATAACCAAAAGCCCACAAATCACTGTAACACACAATAACCCCACCATAACTAAGCTATCCTCTGGGTAAAAAGAGGGAACATTTGGCTCATGTGGAGGTTAAATAATGTGgctacaaaagaaaagaaaacggGAAAAACTTGGCTTAACCTTAAGTCAAATTACGTTAAAGGTAGGCTATTTGGCTATGTAGCTTAATTCTAGCGAACGTGTTATCAACCTTAGTCTTAGGAAAAGTCGACTATGCTGGAGAAGAATTGACACAATACTTAGATCCCCTAACTAGCACTCAAAATAAATAGAACTCGCAAGGAGTTCAAAAGAGGCTCAATCCTCACAGGCTAGTCGAAATGTGCCTCTAAAAGTAGTCATCCAAGCCACCAACCAAGCAAACCAAGATCCCCCAAGTTAAGTGGAAAGCAGTCAGTCAACTCAATCCCAAAACAAGCATAGGGCTAGGAAAACACGAGTTTGCATATAACCTTTATAAAGGACACAACAGAAGCTTGCTTGTTTGTTTCAGAAGCATacataagaaaaagaaaagcaaacaaaaaagaaaatatatacacTAAAAACTAACAACTTTGGATTTTTAAGCAGGAGCAACAGGTCATACCAAAAAGTAGGTGAAACAAGTACTCACCTCGATGATTATGCAAAAATAACAGCTAGAACTCGTCAAATGGATGAGAGTGGAAGAACCTGAAAACAACACCAAGAAGCAGAAGCAACGAACAAAGCAACACAAAACCGCACAATAGTAATACCAGCAGCCATATAAGGCAAAAGACCGAAAGCCAAACAACAAAATGATGAGCAGAGGACAAAGGATGTACCCCCCAGCCGGGTTGAAGCCGTCCTCGGCGCTAAGGGAGGTTCGAAGGACGAACACTACTCATCACCAATGAAACCCCTATCCCCATGGTCAACTTGTTCGTCCTcaccctcttcttcttcctcacccATGATATCCATCCCATAATCATCCCCAACAGCTCTTCTAGGAGCTGGAGGGGTGAAGTTGTTGAACCTACGTCGACCCACACGCAGCCGATCAAACCCATGACTTAAAGATATCTCAAAATAGTTGTCATGTCGGGGGTACCAAGAGGGGGTGGCCATGGTTTCACCGATCATGTGGGAGCGGTAGGCGAAGTCATACCACGGGTAACCAGCCTGCTCAAAGTTTGTCTCTAGGTGATCGAGCCGGGTAGTGTGATGGGCCTGGGTGGTGAGGATTTGGTCAAGTCGGGACTCAATGCGACTTAGGGAGGACATAATCTCATATTCATCCTCAAAATCTTCATTATCCGGTACCGCTGAAGTAGAGGCCCGGGCGCTGCCGCTGGGGCGATCGCGCATAGCGAGGGTGTGAGGACGAGGAGGGGGTCTAAGAGGGGGGTCGACTGCGTACCTCGGCACATCGCCTTCTATGAGGTAGGAGTTGGCAAACTATAAGAGGGGAGGCAAGTGGTAAGAGGGGAGGGGAATGTTTCGGTCTTTGAGGTACCGCCATCGCAGAGGGTCGGTGTAGATAAAGCCAGCTCTCACGAGACACTGCTCGTGGAGGGTGGTTTGACTGGAAAATCTATCACTAAGTTCCACTGGATTGATCACTTCTAAGAATTCAACGATGCGATATACATGCCCTCCTACACATAACTCAGTTTTAACGTCCAGGGTGGCTGTGGtgttcaaaaattttcatagGGTCATGGGAATGCTAATTGCCGAGTCGGCGTGTGGTGCGAGGTAGCGGTGCAATATGTGCACTTCTTGGTTTCGGACGAGGTGAGGGCTAGGGGAAGAGAGCAACGTCTCACGAGCAAATTTGAAAAACATTCGAAGGACGGGGTGGTGCACATCAGAAGCATAAATGTTTCTATTCGCATAAACAAGCCGGCCAGCAATCTTAGGCCACAACTCAGAAACACGTGCATTGTCCGGTTGTTTATCCGAAATAGGTTCATGAGCAAAACCAAATACAGAACAAAAGGTAGCATAATCAAGATAGTAGGTTGTATTCCTTAGCCGGAAGGAAAAATTTCAATCTATCCTCACGTGGGCATGGGCTAAGAGAACGGAGAAACTCATATGTTAAAAGCTTATGAGCGGGGTGTCACATAGTTACCCAGTTCTGAAGGCCACGTGCGGTCAACAGctcaacaaaattatcataaataCCCATACGATGTAAAATTAAAGATCTAAATACCGGGTAGAATTGAATTTGCGTACCTTTAAGCATTGAAAAAGCCCAAACTGCTCCGAAGATGCAAAGACCACTGTTCTTTACTCGTCGTCAAACCAAAGTTCTTGGCCTGGGAGACGTTGTGGATGTTCGgattgtggttgtggttgtggttgtggttgcTCATCCCTTGCAACCCCTGAGGAGGACCCTTCTCCTTGTGTTCTAGATCGCTTGAATGGCAGTCTCAAGCTCCTGCGGGGTCCCATGGTGGTGTATGAGGTGGGTTGGTGGTGAGAGTGGTGAAGGCAGGTGGTGAAGTAAGGGAGTAAGTTGGGGGTTTGTGAGGGAGAGAGTTTTAGTGAGAATGAGATTTTAGATGGAAGACTCGAGTGAAAACGAGGGTATTTATAGAACTGTTGCCGCATTCGCCCAAATTAAactccattcgcccgaatgagGGTCAATTCGCTCGAATGCAATGCACTATTCGGGCGAATACCGAACAAAACTTCCTAGGAATCTTCGCAGCACATTCGCTGGAATTAAAtctccattcgcccgaatggatGCCATTCGCTCGAATGACATATCATTCGCCTTTTCAAGAAGATTTTCTGAACTTGATATAAAATTCGTCACATcatccattcgcccgaatgaaGAAGACATTCGCCCCAATGGCGACATTCGGTCTTATCAGGCTTTCTCCCACGTCTCGAACCTTTTGCCTTTCATTCCATACGTTCATTTTTCTAATCTGATCCAAAGGATACTTCTACTCCCAAACAAAGCATGTTTGACAATTTGTACTGAGCAAGAAAATCCAAAGGAAAACCGGGTTACCTCCCCTAAGTGCTTTGTTTAACGTCGTTTAGCTCGACTCAGTTGGGACCATTAATCAAAAATCAACACAAAACAAAACCCGAAACGAAACCAGATGCTTCAAACTCAACAAAACTCAATAGAATGATACCTTAAAGATCAGATATGCGTTTTAAACCAAGGAATACACCAGTCATTCGACGTCAACATCAACTAACTTGATTTGCTCGACCATGTTGACCTCGTGAAGTCTGCTTTCATGGAAGAATTTTATCCGTTGCCCTTTCACAATGAAACTACCCCCATGATGATCTTTCAGCTCCACCGTTCCATAAGGAAATACTTGTAGGATCTCGAACGGTCCAGACCACCTCGATTTCAGCTTCCCGGGGAATAACTTTGCTCTTGAATTGAAAAGTAGTACTTTGTCTCCTACAAGGAACTCTCGCTTAAGGATCCGTTGGTCATGCCAACGCTTAGTGCGTTCCTTGTAGATGTGCATGTTGTGGAACGCATCTAGCCTCAATTCTTCCAATTCCCGTAATTGCTCAGTTCGTTTCTCATAGGATAAGGCAGGGTTCAAATTGAGGGTTTAGATCGCCCACCAAGATCTACACTCCAGTTCCACTAGCAAATGGCAAGACTTCCCATTAAACAGCCGGAACGGGGTGGTTCCAATTGGGGTTTTGTAGCATGTACGGTGCGCCCAAAGAGCATCACCTAACTTGAGAGACCAATCTATCCTGCTCGGGTTAACCACCTTCTCTAGGATCTTCTTAATCTCCCGGTTGGCGACCTCTACCTGCCCTTGAGTTTGGGGATGGTAAGGCGCACCAACCTTGTGCACGACTTCGTACTTCTTCAACAACTTGTTTAGCTCGTTCTTCGCGAATGGGAACCCCCATCACTTATGACTATCTTGGGAACACCAAATCGAGGGAAAATTATGCTTTTAAAAGGTTTCATAACTACCTTGTGATCATTTGTAGGCGAGGCAATGCCCTCCACCCACTTAGATACATAATATATCCCTACCAAAATGTACCCGTTCCCATAAGACAATGTAAAGGGGCCCATGAAGTCAATACCCCAGCAATCAAATACTTCACACTCTAGGATGTAGTTTTGAGGCATCTCATTCCTCATGGAGATATTCCCAACCTTTTGGCACCTCTCACAGCTCTTCACAAACGCTTCAACATCTTTATGCAAGGTTGGCCAATAGAATCCCGCGGTGGCGACCTTAGCAGCAGTGTTCATGATCCCATGATGGCCGCCACACGCGTATGAGTGGCAATGAGTGAGAACCTTGGGGACCTCCTCTTCAGTGATACAACGGTGGATGATGCCGTCAGCGCAGGCATGAAACAAATAGGGGTTATCCCAAAAAAATTCCCGACTCTTCCGAAGAAAGCTAGCTTTCATCGCTCTAGATTCAAACTCGGGTAGCTCCCCACAAGCTAAATAATTTGCAATATCTACGAACCAAGGGGCCTTCCCAACAACCAATGCTGTCATCAAAGTTTCTTCAACCATTTCATCTTGGATAGAGGGGGAGTCATCATTAGGCTCGGGTAACTTAGACAGATGGTCGGCTACTACATTTTCACTTCCTTTTCTATCCTTCAAGCAAAGTCGAATTCTTGCAATGAAAGCACCTAATGGATTAACATTGGCTTAGCATCCCTCTTCGTCATTAAAAATTTCAGGGTCGAGTGATCTGTGAATACGACAACCTTAGAACATATCAGATACTGGCGCAGTCTCTCAAAAGCATAGACTATCGCCAACATTTCCTTCTCCCGTACTAGAGTAGTTACGCTGTACTGGGTCAAGTGTTTTATTGATATAGCATATGCCGTGGTGCCTTCCTTCCTTTTTCTGTCCAAGAACTACACCTACAGAGATATCACTGGCATCGCACATCAGTTCAAATGGCAAGCTCCAATCAGGAACTTGTACTATGGGCGCAGAAATCAAAGCTTGCTTTAAACGGTTAAAGGCATTGAGGCATCTCTCATCAAAGTTAAGTTCGACATTTTTCTGAA
Proteins encoded in this region:
- the LOC130824983 gene encoding uncharacterized protein LOC130824983; translation: MILPRPFLVQEGIVLGHKVSFKGIKVDPAKIDLIRTLPVPTSVTRVRSLLGHAGFYRRLILGFSTLAKPLNELLQKNVELNFDERCLNAFNRLKQALISAPIVQVPDWSLPFELMCDASDISVGVVLGQKKEGRHHGICYINKTLDPVQRNYSSTGEGNDRKGSENVVADHLSKLPEPNDDSPSIQDEMVEETLMTALVVGKAPWFVDIANYLACGELPEFESRAMKASFLRKSREFFWDNPYLFHACADGIIHRCITEEEVPKVLTHCHSYACGGHHGIMNTAAKVATAGFYWPTLHKDVEAFVKSCERCQKVGNISMRNEMPQNYILECEVFDCWGIDFMGPFTLSYGNGYILVGIYYVSKWVEGIASPTNDHKNELNKLLKKYEVVHKVGAPYHPQTQGQVEVANREIKKILEKVVNPSRIDWSLKLGDALWAHRTCYKTPIGTTPFRLFNGKSCHLLVELECRSWWAI